The Sesamum indicum cultivar Zhongzhi No. 13 linkage group LG6, S_indicum_v1.0, whole genome shotgun sequence genome has a segment encoding these proteins:
- the LOC105164041 gene encoding reticulon-like protein B2 codes for MADHHKEEENKGESLIDKVTDKMHAHDSSSSSSSSSSSDSDDDRKARLKTKVYRLFGREKPVHKILGGGQGADVLLWRDKKVSAGVLGGAAALWFLFDVLEYHFLTLICHGLILGLVAMFLLSNASTFVKKAPPRIPEVVLPEEPVLKFASALRIEINRVFADLRDIASGKDLKKFLYVIGGLWVLSVVGGICDFMTLIFSITLLLFTVPFLYEKNEDQVDCYAEKAIAELKKQYAVFDAKVLSKIPRGPLKDKKSD; via the exons ATGGCGGATCATCACAAGGAAGAGGAGAACAAGGGCGAGTCTTTGATCGACAAGGTTACTGACAAAATGCACGCCCATGATTCGTCTTCATCGTCATCGTCGTCGTCTTCGTCGGACTCTGATGATGACAGGAAGGCCCGGTTGAAGACCAAGGTCTATCGCCTCTTTGGCAGGGAGAAGCCTGTCCACAAAATCCTCGGAGGTGGCCAAG GTGCCGATGTGCTCCTATGGAGGGACAAGAAGGTGTCAGCAGGAGTGCTAGGTGGGGCTGCTGCTCTCTGGTTTTTGTTTGATGTACTCGAATACCACTTCCTGACGTTGATCTGTCATGGATTGATCCTTGGGCTGGTTGCTATGTTCTTGTTGTCAAATGCATCAACCTTTGTCAAAAA AGCTCCACCACGCATTCCAGAAGTTGTATTGCCAGAGGAGCCTGTTTTGAAGTTTGCATCTGCATTGAGGATTGAGATCAATCGAGTCTTTGCAGATCTGAGGGATATCGCATCTGGAAAGGACTTGAAGAAATTTCTCTAT GTAATTGGTGGCTTGTGGGTGTTGTCAGTTGTTGGCGGTATCTGTGACTTCATGACACTGATCTTCTCAA TTACCTTGCTGCTATTCACTGTGCCGTTCCTCTATGAGAAGAATGAGGACCAGGTGGACTGTTATGCTGAGAAGGCAATAGCCGAGCTCAAGAAACAATACGCCGTGTTTGATGCTAAAGTTTTGAGCAAGATCCCTAGAGGGCCattgaaagataaaaagaGTGACTGA